In one Fundulus heteroclitus isolate FHET01 chromosome 3, MU-UCD_Fhet_4.1, whole genome shotgun sequence genomic region, the following are encoded:
- the si:dkey-79d12.5 gene encoding protein BTG3 → MKREVKAGVDFLKRLVVARGKLDEAEVELFAEKLQKHLFDRYCDHWYPDSPSKGQAYRCIRINSGGPCDEVVFRACEESELASSRLRLSPEITLWIDPLEVSVRSGENGRPFVVAQFSEEREDSGSAKGDQDLDTSDYHSATSSDCGSASSSDTEEEAKDGEPEEHKKAEEREKKEAAEGNACTVTMVPRIRKGNAEALNKVRYARKKIPASLQYFYHPTPMWSQYKKGAPVFLTTVCASPAPPPPPQQVFGYYLVPQPSPQFILPQAALQPWGAVKG, encoded by the exons ATGAAGAGAGAGGTAAAAGCCGGAGTCGACTTCCTTAAACGTCTGGTGGTGGCCCGAGGCAAGCTGGATGAAGCCGAAGTAGAGCTGTTCGCCGAGAAGCTgcagaaacatttgtttgacaGATACTGCGACCACTGGTACCCTGACAGCCCCAGCAAAGGCCAGGCATACAG ATGCATCCGGATAAATAGCGGCGGACCTTGCGACGAGGTGGTGTTCAGGGCCTGTGAGGAGAGCGAGCTGGCGTCCAGCAGGCTGCGGCTCTCACCTGAGATCACGCTGTGGATCGACCCACTGGAGGTGTCTGTAAG GTCCGGGGAAAACGGCCGACCTTTCGTAGTTGCTCAGTTTAGCGAAGAACGGGAGGACAGCGGAAGCGCAAAGGGAGACCAGGACCTGGACACGTCAGATTACCACTCTGCCACCTCCTCCGACTGCGGCTCTGCCTCTTCCAGCGACACGGAGGAGGAGGCGAAGGACGGCGAGCCGGAGGAGCACAAGAAGGCGGAGGAGCGCGAGAAAAAGGAGGCAGCAGAAGGCAACGCCTGCACGGTGACGATGGTGCCCAGGATCCGGAAGGGGAACGCAGAAGCGCTAAATAAAGTCAGATACGCGAGGAAGAAG ATTCCCGCCAGCCTGCAGTACTTCTACCATCCGACACCAATGTGGTCACAGTACAAAAAGGGGGCTCCGGTGTTCCTGACCACAGTGTGCGCATCCCCCGCACCGCCTCCTCCACCCCAGCAGGTGTTTGGTTACTACCTCGTGCCGCAGCCGTCTCCACAGTTCATCCTGCCTCAGGCCGCCCTGCAGCCATGGGGGGCGGTGAAGGGTTAG